One region of Petrotoga sp. 9PW.55.5.1 genomic DNA includes:
- a CDS encoding type III PLP-dependent enzyme, whose product MELTELIRSAAKKLETPFLVIDTNYVKENYSKLRNSIKNVEIFYAVKANSHISILETLRDLGSSFDVASKGEIIKLMDLGISTKKISFGNTIKKEVDIKFAWDNGVEYFAIDSEMEVEKIARNAPGAKVYGRLSMSSNDSDWPLSGKFGTDADHLIEILKYAKRKGLKPYGVSFHVGSQSYNKYKWKEAILNASEVFEKLHKEKIDLKMLNLGGGIPVKHTKPVPEVEEIGEIINESINEYLGWVKGLRVLSEPGRSMVGNAGIIASRVLLRSRKGTQNWVFLDTGVFHGLMETIENFRYEIMVEGKENAETINMTLAGPTCDSVDTIYDEVELPINIEYNDIVYIMNTGAYTSEYATNFNGIEPIKVYTITELEKLIQDEYVLVEEKI is encoded by the coding sequence TTGGAATTAACGGAACTTATAAGAAGTGCAGCAAAGAAATTAGAAACCCCTTTTTTAGTAATAGATACGAATTATGTAAAAGAAAATTATAGTAAGCTTAGAAACTCAATAAAAAACGTAGAGATATTTTATGCAGTTAAAGCTAATTCACATATAAGTATACTAGAAACTTTAAGAGATTTGGGTTCTTCTTTTGATGTGGCATCTAAAGGTGAAATAATTAAATTAATGGATTTAGGGATTTCCACTAAAAAAATAAGCTTTGGTAACACTATTAAAAAAGAAGTGGATATAAAGTTTGCTTGGGATAATGGTGTAGAATATTTTGCAATCGATTCAGAGATGGAAGTTGAAAAAATAGCCAGAAATGCTCCGGGAGCTAAGGTTTATGGAAGACTATCGATGAGTTCTAATGATTCAGACTGGCCATTGTCTGGAAAATTTGGAACAGATGCAGATCATCTTATAGAAATATTAAAATATGCAAAAAGAAAAGGATTAAAACCTTATGGAGTATCTTTTCATGTAGGATCTCAATCTTATAACAAATACAAATGGAAAGAAGCAATTCTAAATGCTAGTGAAGTCTTTGAAAAACTTCATAAAGAAAAAATCGATCTAAAAATGTTGAATTTAGGCGGAGGAATACCTGTGAAACACACAAAACCTGTACCAGAAGTAGAAGAAATAGGAGAAATAATAAATGAATCAATTAATGAATATCTTGGTTGGGTAAAAGGGTTAAGAGTTTTGTCGGAACCTGGAAGATCTATGGTTGGAAATGCTGGTATAATAGCTTCAAGAGTGCTTTTAAGGAGTAGGAAAGGAACACAAAATTGGGTATTTTTGGATACAGGTGTTTTTCATGGTTTGATGGAAACTATTGAGAATTTTAGGTACGAGATAATGGTAGAAGGAAAAGAAAACGCTGAGACTATAAATATGACTTTAGCAGGACCTACCTGTGATAGCGTTGATACTATATACGATGAAGTAGAATTGCCTATAAATATAGAGTACAACGACATAGTGTATATTATGAATACAGGTGCCTACACTAGTGAATATGCAACGAATTTCAATGGTATAGAACCTATAAAAGTATATACAATAACAGAGTTAGAAAAATTAATTCAAGATGAATATGTCTTGGTAGAAGAAAAAATATAA
- a CDS encoding bifunctional diguanylate cyclase/phosphodiesterase, translating into MELNNKLMNEMLDMYESSSEMYSGAVIRVDLSNDQILYSSNFKQIAGLGKDELPKNLEELERLLGKDFKKLSDKFYNEDYETIWTLKINLKKEVNNTFELVGKKKRKDNNDIIYLLIRNLNQHYGIMSPETFFPKDLFDNSPQAIVITDKNNKVLRVNKAFTDILGYSAEEIIGEEPHFWASSMHDKSFYEEMWYELKTKGFWSGKIIDKRKNGEVVFLYSNIFEIKGNGGKLIGYIAINSDITNNIKKEQEIEKIIRHDSITGLPNAKYLFEKLENVFSKDNEDKQYVLMILKIEEFNELSILYEFKIINIILKEISKRIIDVVEKEYFVSRVSEDEFAVFGCFDTTEDLEEIAEKLKNEVKKNIKILGENINLKVNIGISIYPKDTSKPNDLLNLARMALKGATNNSITFYSRDLSNILIIEKNIEKEVYKAIEDDRLLIHLQPQIDTRDYKIIGAEALVRLHKKDGNILTPAAFLDIAKKKGFIENIDKHILLKTSKFINEEKNVLDEKLRIYFNISRDSFERKDIISRIEKILKYYDIDTSYLGIELTEDIFIDDFYEAKKKIHALKELGLKITLDDFGTGFSSLSYLNKLEIDKIKIDKSFIDDILENDASKRLVSSIISMSNDLGLEVIAEGVENESQLQFLNDKGCHEVQGYYFSKPLPIKEFKEYLKLKKVAIGEKNGFTN; encoded by the coding sequence GTGGAATTGAATAATAAATTGATGAATGAGATGTTGGATATGTATGAATCTTCTTCGGAAATGTATTCTGGAGCTGTTATTCGAGTAGACTTATCAAACGATCAAATTTTATACTCGTCAAATTTTAAGCAAATTGCGGGTTTAGGTAAAGATGAACTCCCAAAAAATTTGGAAGAACTGGAAAGATTATTAGGGAAAGATTTTAAAAAGTTATCAGATAAATTTTATAACGAAGATTATGAAACAATCTGGACTTTAAAAATAAATTTAAAAAAAGAAGTCAATAATACTTTTGAGTTAGTTGGAAAAAAGAAAAGAAAAGATAATAATGATATTATTTATCTTTTGATTCGCAACTTAAATCAACATTACGGAATTATGAGCCCCGAAACTTTTTTCCCGAAGGATTTATTTGATAATTCCCCTCAAGCTATAGTTATTACTGATAAGAATAATAAGGTATTGAGGGTTAATAAAGCGTTTACTGATATATTGGGTTATTCTGCTGAGGAAATAATTGGGGAAGAACCTCATTTTTGGGCTTCTTCTATGCATGATAAGTCTTTTTATGAGGAAATGTGGTATGAACTCAAAACCAAAGGTTTTTGGAGTGGAAAAATAATAGATAAGAGAAAAAATGGAGAGGTCGTATTCTTGTATTCAAATATCTTTGAAATAAAAGGTAATGGTGGGAAATTAATTGGTTATATTGCTATTAATTCAGATATTACCAATAATATAAAAAAAGAGCAAGAAATAGAAAAAATTATTAGACATGATTCAATTACCGGATTGCCAAACGCAAAATATTTATTTGAGAAATTAGAAAATGTTTTTTCTAAAGATAATGAAGATAAACAATATGTTTTGATGATTTTAAAAATAGAAGAGTTTAATGAATTATCAATTCTTTATGAATTTAAAATCATTAATATAATTTTGAAAGAGATATCAAAAAGAATCATAGATGTTGTCGAAAAAGAATATTTTGTTTCTAGAGTATCAGAAGATGAATTTGCAGTTTTTGGGTGTTTTGATACAACAGAAGATCTAGAAGAAATAGCTGAAAAGTTAAAGAATGAGGTTAAAAAGAACATAAAAATATTAGGAGAGAATATAAATTTAAAAGTAAATATTGGTATAAGTATCTATCCAAAAGATACTTCAAAACCAAATGATCTTTTGAATTTAGCAAGAATGGCTCTAAAAGGAGCTACAAACAATAGTATTACCTTTTATTCTCGTGATTTATCAAATATTCTTATAATTGAAAAAAATATTGAAAAAGAGGTTTATAAAGCCATAGAAGATGATAGATTATTGATACATTTGCAGCCTCAAATAGATACAAGGGATTATAAAATTATTGGAGCTGAAGCTTTAGTTAGACTGCATAAAAAAGATGGTAATATATTAACTCCAGCAGCTTTTTTAGATATTGCCAAGAAAAAGGGTTTTATCGAAAATATCGATAAACACATTCTTCTAAAGACATCAAAGTTTATTAATGAAGAAAAGAATGTGTTGGATGAAAAGCTTAGAATTTATTTTAACATTTCAAGGGACTCTTTTGAGAGAAAAGATATAATTTCTAGAATTGAAAAAATTTTAAAATATTACGATATAGATACATCTTATTTGGGGATCGAACTTACTGAAGATATATTTATAGATGATTTTTATGAAGCCAAAAAGAAAATTCATGCTTTAAAAGAACTGGGTTTAAAAATCACTCTTGATGATTTTGGAACAGGTTTTTCCTCACTTTCTTATCTTAACAAGTTAGAAATAGATAAGATAAAAATTGATAAAAGTTTTATAGATGATATTTTAGAAAACGATGCTTCAAAAAGGCTGGTTTCTAGTATTATTTCAATGTCTAATGATTTGGGGCTTGAGGTCATCGCAGAAGGGGTTGAAAATGAAAGTCAACTTCAGTTTTTAAACGATAAAGGATGTCATGAAGTTCAAGGGTATTATTTTAGCAAACCCTTACCAATTAAAGAATTTAAAGAGTATTTGAAACTGAAAAAAGTAGCTATAGGGGAGAAAAATGGGTTCACTAATTGA
- a CDS encoding CoA pyrophosphatase has protein sequence MKDFGKYGDYMDIKEIKKIFSTYTPKPIGVENCFSVLISIVKIDRSLHLLYELRSKKLERQPGEVSFPGGEIEKNETPKEAAIRECCEELNLKPENIELIGAADYLLTPFNYLIYSYIGFLNVDVEKIKPNEEVEKIFTVPIDYFLTHEPLKHNTYLTNETDEGFPYELIPNGKDYNWRIGKYPVYFYVYQDHIIWGLTARLTYEFIQKLKLAAKNKS, from the coding sequence GTGAAAGATTTTGGTAAATATGGTGATTATATGGATATAAAAGAAATTAAAAAAATTTTTAGCACATATACCCCTAAACCTATTGGCGTAGAAAATTGTTTTTCAGTCTTAATTTCCATAGTAAAGATTGATAGATCACTGCATCTTTTATACGAGTTAAGATCCAAAAAATTAGAAAGGCAACCTGGAGAGGTCTCTTTCCCAGGAGGAGAGATAGAAAAAAACGAAACTCCTAAAGAGGCTGCTATAAGAGAATGCTGTGAAGAATTAAATCTAAAACCAGAAAATATTGAATTAATAGGAGCAGCAGATTATCTGCTAACTCCTTTCAATTATTTAATATACTCTTATATAGGATTTTTAAATGTAGATGTTGAAAAAATAAAACCTAATGAAGAAGTAGAAAAAATATTTACTGTACCAATAGATTATTTCCTAACCCACGAGCCATTAAAGCACAACACTTATCTAACAAATGAAACAGATGAGGGTTTCCCATACGAACTTATTCCCAACGGGAAAGATTACAATTGGAGGATCGGAAAGTACCCAGTCTATTTTTATGTCTATCAAGACCATATTATATGGGGACTTACGGCTAGATTAACTTACGAATTCATCCAAAAACTAAAATTAGCAGCAAAGAATAAAAGTTAA
- a CDS encoding glycerate kinase encodes MFFLRNLREDAFKIINKSIESVLPDKAVKEEVEKLNLSGNVYLVAIGKAAWRMAKAAKDFLKDKIEEGIVITKYGHSQGQIEGLKIYEAGHPVPDENTIKATEKVVELVKKLNEKDTLLFLVSGGGSALFELPAEEISLEDLKRTTDLLLKSGANIVEINTIRKHLSQVKGGKFAKLVEPAKIYSLVLSDVLGDRLDSIASGPAYPDSTTVQDVERIVEKYRLNLPEHVISALKNETPKELNNVETRIVGSVSRVCENAQEVAKSLGYSTLILTTTLDCEAKEAGSFLASIAKEVKEKNRPLEKPCAIILGGETVVHVRGKGIGGRNQELALSAARGISNYEDVVIVSVGTDGTDGPTDAAGGIVDGMTVQRLEENGINIEDVIDNNDSYHALQSIDGLVITGPTGTNVNDLTFILCC; translated from the coding sequence TTGTTTTTCTTGAGAAATTTACGAGAAGATGCTTTTAAAATTATAAATAAATCGATTGAATCCGTTTTGCCAGATAAGGCTGTCAAAGAAGAAGTTGAAAAATTAAATTTAAGTGGAAATGTATACTTAGTTGCTATTGGTAAAGCAGCATGGAGAATGGCAAAAGCGGCAAAAGATTTTCTTAAAGATAAAATAGAAGAAGGAATAGTTATAACAAAATACGGACATTCACAAGGGCAAATAGAGGGTCTAAAGATTTATGAGGCGGGACATCCTGTGCCAGATGAAAATACGATAAAAGCAACTGAAAAAGTTGTAGAATTAGTAAAAAAATTAAATGAAAAGGATACTCTTTTATTCTTAGTTTCAGGAGGAGGTTCCGCTCTTTTTGAACTTCCTGCAGAAGAAATAAGTTTGGAAGATCTAAAAAGAACCACAGATTTACTACTTAAATCAGGCGCAAATATTGTAGAAATAAATACCATAAGAAAGCATCTTTCTCAAGTTAAAGGTGGAAAATTTGCTAAGTTAGTAGAACCAGCAAAAATCTATTCGCTTGTTCTTTCGGATGTTTTAGGAGATAGGTTGGATAGTATAGCTTCTGGACCTGCCTATCCCGATTCAACGACAGTTCAGGATGTTGAAAGAATTGTTGAAAAGTATCGATTAAATCTACCCGAACACGTTATTAGTGCTTTAAAAAATGAAACTCCAAAAGAGTTGAATAATGTTGAAACAAGAATAGTAGGGAGTGTTTCAAGAGTTTGTGAAAATGCACAAGAAGTTGCTAAAAGTTTGGGTTACAGTACTTTGATTTTAACAACGACATTAGATTGTGAAGCAAAAGAGGCGGGATCATTCTTAGCTTCAATTGCCAAAGAAGTTAAAGAGAAAAATAGACCTTTAGAAAAACCATGTGCAATAATATTAGGTGGAGAAACCGTAGTCCATGTTAGAGGGAAAGGCATTGGTGGAAGAAACCAAGAATTAGCCCTATCAGCAGCTAGAGGAATATCAAATTATGAAGATGTTGTAATCGTTTCAGTGGGTACTGATGGAACGGATGGGCCAACAGATGCAGCCGGTGGAATAGTAGATGGTATGACGGTTCAAAGATTGGAAGAAAATGGAATAAATATAGAAGATGTGATTGATAATAACGACTCTTATCATGCTTTACAAAGTATTGATGGTTTGGTTATTACAGGACCTACTGGAACTAATGTAAATGATTTAACTTTTATTCTTTGCTGCTAA
- a CDS encoding ExsB family protein yields MGSLIEEKINVIKQEMKEIIGNKHLYIAFSGGMDSTVVALLAKDVLPRNRITLVNVCFGGYSYSKGLEAVLLLSRKLRLKLFFTRGEEEQEKIMYHGPNCNQCTRIVKIGKVKEFSYKGIIASGANLSDSWGNTGVKFLDGIYSPILNLNKKEIKEILDYYGFSIPKIGENVVREGCKYKHLLKMSVNKNYHSRADVIANEVIHDILDFYNVQREIANVKIIGPLSKNIALVNVKPLPDKEILNKIKKILEKEESINSVDIVDAPLKLKILANPGIYNNEDSKYWILNGRLAPEFATPISAEWLKSSNNKLWTFAVVDYKKSPI; encoded by the coding sequence ATGGGTTCACTAATTGAAGAAAAAATAAACGTTATAAAACAAGAAATGAAGGAAATAATAGGAAATAAACATTTATATATAGCTTTCTCTGGGGGAATGGATAGTACAGTAGTTGCCTTATTAGCAAAAGATGTCTTACCAAGAAATAGAATTACTCTGGTGAACGTATGCTTTGGAGGATATTCTTATTCAAAAGGGTTAGAAGCTGTTTTACTTCTTTCTAGAAAGTTAAGACTTAAACTTTTTTTTACTCGTGGGGAAGAAGAGCAAGAAAAGATAATGTACCATGGTCCAAATTGCAATCAATGTACAAGAATAGTAAAAATTGGAAAAGTCAAAGAATTTTCTTATAAAGGGATCATAGCTTCTGGAGCAAATTTATCTGATTCATGGGGGAATACGGGAGTAAAATTCTTAGATGGAATATATTCTCCAATATTAAATTTAAACAAAAAAGAGATAAAAGAGATATTAGATTATTATGGATTCTCTATTCCAAAAATTGGAGAAAATGTGGTAAGAGAAGGATGTAAATATAAACATCTGTTGAAAATGTCTGTAAATAAAAATTATCACTCTCGTGCAGATGTTATTGCTAACGAAGTTATACACGATATTTTAGATTTTTATAATGTTCAAAGAGAAATTGCAAATGTGAAAATTATAGGACCTCTTTCTAAGAATATAGCGTTAGTAAACGTTAAACCTTTACCTGACAAAGAAATTTTAAATAAAATAAAAAAAATTCTTGAGAAAGAGGAAAGTATAAATTCAGTTGATATAGTAGATGCGCCTTTAAAACTTAAGATACTAGCTAATCCTGGAATTTATAACAACGAAGATTCAAAGTATTGGATTTTGAATGGAAGACTAGCTCCTGAATTTGCAACGCCTATTAGCGCTGAATGGTTAAAAAGTTCTAACAATAAATTATGGACATTTGCTGTGGTGGATTATAAAAAATCACCGATCTAG
- a CDS encoding sensor domain-containing diguanylate cyclase translates to MTILLLSHILLIFVLVYVFYNGIKKAIYVRRIPNIDNKPPAFRPPNPKLVVRNRLKNSLLETALFCLENEMDQNEVLKMFIEEIPKFLKADSWSFLLTPKDEKWKFLFWAKEIDFLPLEEIAESLKKDGKNIYQVIDSKELLYIKNVEKTRLWSDKNYITVTWLGVPIKMEDEIIGILNLDWFKKKRLSKMEKELVKSLIEDMERILKTVFSLNELFLNSNVDILTGAYNRKALEKYISKNESPNKTKMVLFIDIDNFKQVNDNFGHAIGDEVLKVIVKRIKNVISSEDLIFRYGGDEFVIIIEKIEKDLNMESIKQRVKLNVSNPIVIEDKSIITSLSLGYSLVPDETSDLKKAIELADKRMYKEKSL, encoded by the coding sequence ATGACAATATTACTTCTTTCCCATATCCTTTTAATATTTGTTTTGGTTTATGTTTTTTATAATGGGATAAAAAAGGCAATTTATGTTCGAAGAATTCCAAACATAGATAATAAACCACCTGCTTTCAGACCTCCTAACCCAAAGCTTGTAGTAAGAAATAGATTAAAAAACTCTTTACTTGAAACAGCACTTTTTTGTTTAGAAAACGAAATGGATCAAAATGAAGTTCTTAAGATGTTTATCGAGGAAATTCCAAAATTTTTAAAGGCTGATTCTTGGAGTTTTCTACTTACTCCAAAGGATGAAAAATGGAAATTTTTATTCTGGGCAAAAGAAATAGATTTTTTGCCCTTAGAAGAGATAGCCGAATCTCTAAAAAAAGATGGCAAAAATATATACCAAGTTATTGATTCTAAAGAGCTTTTATATATTAAAAATGTCGAAAAAACGAGATTATGGTCTGATAAAAATTATATTACTGTTACCTGGCTGGGTGTTCCAATAAAAATGGAAGACGAGATTATAGGTATTCTAAATTTAGACTGGTTTAAGAAGAAAAGATTATCAAAAATGGAAAAGGAATTAGTGAAAAGTTTAATAGAAGATATGGAAAGAATTTTAAAGACTGTATTTTCTTTGAACGAATTATTTTTAAATTCAAACGTTGATATCTTAACTGGCGCGTATAATAGAAAGGCTCTTGAGAAGTATATATCAAAAAATGAAAGTCCAAATAAGACAAAAATGGTACTTTTTATTGATATAGATAATTTTAAGCAAGTTAATGACAATTTTGGTCATGCAATTGGTGATGAAGTTTTAAAAGTTATAGTAAAAAGAATTAAGAATGTGATAAGTTCTGAAGATTTAATTTTCAGGTATGGTGGAGATGAATTTGTTATAATTATTGAGAAGATTGAAAAAGATTTAAATATGGAAAGTATCAAACAAAGGGTTAAATTGAATGTAAGTAATCCTATTGTTATTGAGGATAAATCTATAATTACATCTCTCAGCCTAGGTTATAGTTTAGTTCCTGATGAAACATCAGATTTAAAGAAAGCTATTGAACTAGCCGATAAAAGGATGTATAAAGAAAAATCTCTTTAA
- a CDS encoding GntP family permease: MGIWLIVLLILSVVFIIFSTAKLTLHPFLVLLFTAVLFGIFSGMSLTDIVGSITGGFGGTLGSIGIVIAAGTIIGTFLEKSGGAFKMAEATLKLTGEKRVPLAMAIIGYIVSIPVFCDSGFVILSPLNKAITKKAKFSLAATGLALSLGLYATHTMVPPTPGPIAAAGILGADLGLVILIGLIVSIPSMLVGVLYASRMGKRIYIEPEPELNEKEIEERTKKAPSTFKSFMPIVVPIILILLKSISDFPTSPFGDGAVKAFFGFIGNPVIALLIGILIAFTLPKKLDKKMLSSSGWVGEGLMNAASIILITGAGGAFGRILQNSGIADVLGESLVTANLGIWLPFIVAAVLKSAQGSSTVAIITTASLMAPLMGSLGLTNPASIALSVVAIGAGSMVVSHANDSYFWVVSQFSKMSVNQAYKLQTIGTLIEGFTAAVVIWIISLILL, translated from the coding sequence ATGGGAATTTGGTTAATAGTTTTATTAATTTTGTCTGTTGTTTTTATTATTTTCTCAACTGCTAAATTAACTCTTCATCCTTTTTTGGTTTTGCTTTTTACAGCTGTATTATTCGGTATATTTTCTGGTATGAGTTTAACAGATATTGTTGGTTCTATTACTGGTGGATTTGGTGGAACTTTAGGAAGTATAGGGATAGTTATAGCTGCGGGTACTATTATAGGAACCTTTCTTGAGAAATCTGGCGGGGCGTTTAAGATGGCTGAAGCTACACTAAAATTAACAGGAGAAAAAAGAGTGCCTTTGGCTATGGCTATTATTGGATATATTGTTTCTATTCCTGTCTTTTGTGATTCAGGATTCGTTATTCTCTCCCCTTTGAATAAGGCGATTACAAAGAAAGCAAAGTTTTCCCTAGCAGCAACAGGGCTTGCTTTAAGTTTGGGATTATATGCAACTCATACGATGGTTCCCCCTACACCTGGTCCTATAGCTGCGGCTGGTATTTTAGGGGCAGATTTAGGATTAGTTATTTTAATTGGACTAATAGTTTCTATCCCTTCTATGCTTGTAGGTGTTCTATACGCAAGTAGAATGGGAAAAAGAATTTATATTGAACCAGAACCCGAGTTGAATGAAAAAGAAATAGAAGAAAGGACAAAAAAGGCCCCTTCTACTTTTAAATCTTTTATGCCAATAGTAGTTCCAATTATTTTAATACTTTTAAAATCAATTTCTGATTTTCCAACAAGTCCATTTGGAGATGGAGCTGTTAAAGCTTTTTTTGGTTTTATTGGTAATCCAGTAATTGCATTATTAATAGGCATATTGATAGCTTTTACGCTACCCAAAAAGCTAGATAAAAAAATGCTTTCTTCTAGCGGATGGGTTGGAGAAGGATTAATGAACGCAGCTTCAATTATTTTAATTACAGGTGCTGGAGGAGCTTTTGGGAGAATTCTTCAAAATTCTGGAATTGCAGACGTTTTAGGAGAAAGTCTGGTTACTGCGAATTTGGGCATATGGTTACCTTTTATTGTTGCTGCCGTACTAAAATCTGCTCAAGGTTCTTCCACAGTTGCTATTATAACAACAGCATCATTGATGGCTCCTCTTATGGGATCTTTGGGATTAACAAATCCTGCATCTATTGCTCTGTCGGTAGTAGCTATTGGTGCTGGTTCAATGGTTGTTTCACATGCTAATGATAGTTATTTTTGGGTTGTTTCCCAATTTTCTAAGATGAGTGTAAATCAAGCGTACAAACTTCAAACGATAGGTACGTTAATAGAAGGATTTACCGCTGCAGTTGTAATATGGATAATTAGTTTAATACTGTTATAA
- a CDS encoding tyrosine-protein phosphatase, with protein sequence MKLTKILSEVSGTVNQIDKYGNVRTDIPAEALTKEGFEVGDIVLIKANNHLIQAPFVTTYGDVDRGKPLIRISDNYLTLAINYGNFGQTYGLEIGDLVTIQLIKKGAYKSELEIRHLVKTNNRQDYESDEVFANFREVTVGKIEKGKLYRSSHPSIDDPRSPYASQLMEKAGIKTVINLSDSQEELLNNLPYSDYYRSIYEKGNLIALNMGVDPMSEDFANKLREGLLFMVEKEPPYLIHCVEGKDRAGITVALLEAVMDASVEEIYKDYVKSYENYFHVKPGTPSYDAIEKIIADLFKEINNGKPVDDSNIKQVAIRYLTEKVGLTQEQIAQLQEKLK encoded by the coding sequence ATAAAATTAACAAAAATACTGTCAGAAGTTTCAGGAACTGTAAATCAAATCGATAAATATGGGAACGTAAGAACTGATATACCTGCAGAAGCTTTAACTAAAGAAGGGTTTGAAGTTGGAGACATCGTATTAATAAAAGCGAACAACCATCTCATCCAAGCACCTTTTGTCACCACTTATGGAGACGTTGATAGAGGGAAACCTTTAATCAGAATATCGGATAATTATTTAACATTAGCTATCAATTATGGGAATTTTGGTCAAACTTATGGTTTAGAAATCGGAGACCTTGTGACAATTCAACTAATAAAAAAAGGTGCCTACAAATCGGAACTAGAAATTCGTCATCTAGTAAAAACTAATAATAGGCAAGATTATGAAAGTGATGAAGTATTTGCAAATTTCCGTGAGGTAACTGTTGGAAAAATAGAAAAAGGAAAACTGTACAGATCTTCTCATCCATCTATCGATGATCCACGTTCACCTTATGCTAGCCAATTAATGGAAAAAGCTGGCATAAAAACAGTTATTAATTTATCAGATTCTCAAGAAGAATTACTAAACAATCTACCATATTCTGATTACTATAGATCAATATATGAAAAAGGTAATTTAATCGCTTTAAACATGGGAGTCGATCCAATGAGTGAAGATTTTGCTAACAAGTTAAGAGAAGGGCTGTTGTTTATGGTAGAAAAAGAACCCCCTTATTTAATACATTGTGTCGAAGGAAAAGATAGGGCTGGAATTACAGTTGCTTTACTCGAGGCAGTCATGGATGCGTCTGTTGAAGAAATTTATAAAGATTATGTCAAATCTTATGAAAACTACTTCCATGTAAAACCTGGTACCCCATCTTATGATGCAATTGAAAAAATAATAGCAGATCTATTCAAAGAAATAAACAACGGCAAACCAGTTGATGACTCAAATATAAAACAAGTTGCTATAAGATACCTCACAGAAAAAGTAGGGTTAACTCAAGAACAAATTGCACAACTTCAAGAAAAACTTAAATAG
- a CDS encoding GAF domain-containing protein, giving the protein MRSVFRDFTDNFFEILTYPKEKWEDFWKCYKKSLDFVEIYSQVTKLNDEEIIRKLRETGRRELDKAFWYKQDIIKDLKADIIDNLIKNSKKFQLNRGDFAVYLTAFLGDKPYLYLNSFKGTIIAVDILYLYFNRNNINPREVIEEAIIEFITSTTPNKKRADFWILYDKIKTIITDKNYKDKNEVLQIICELLAERIRYYNWVGFYLVDNTEVDSLILGPFVGEPTEHSKIKFGQGICGQAASTKNTFVVDDVSKEDNYLSCSPKTQSEIVVPIFDKKGKIVGEIDIDSHEKAPFDNDDRNFLEAIAKLLSERFW; this is encoded by the coding sequence ATGAGAAGTGTTTTTAGAGATTTTACTGATAACTTTTTTGAAATATTAACTTATCCAAAAGAAAAATGGGAAGATTTTTGGAAATGTTATAAAAAATCACTTGATTTTGTTGAGATATATTCTCAGGTGACAAAATTGAATGATGAAGAGATCATAAGAAAATTGAGGGAAACCGGTAGAAGAGAATTGGATAAAGCTTTTTGGTATAAACAAGATATTATAAAAGATTTAAAAGCAGATATTATAGACAATTTGATAAAAAATTCCAAAAAGTTTCAATTAAATAGAGGAGATTTCGCTGTTTATTTGACTGCTTTTTTGGGTGATAAACCTTATTTATACTTAAACTCCTTTAAAGGAACTATAATTGCTGTGGATATTTTATATTTGTATTTCAACAGAAATAATATAAATCCAAGAGAGGTTATAGAAGAGGCGATAATAGAATTTATAACTTCTACAACTCCAAATAAGAAGAGAGCTGATTTTTGGATCTTGTACGATAAAATAAAAACAATTATTACCGATAAAAATTATAAAGACAAAAATGAAGTTCTTCAGATAATTTGTGAATTATTAGCTGAAAGAATTCGTTACTATAATTGGGTGGGTTTTTATTTAGTTGACAACACAGAAGTTGATTCTCTTATATTAGGACCATTCGTGGGAGAACCAACCGAACATTCCAAGATAAAATTCGGACAGGGTATTTGTGGACAGGCAGCAAGCACGAAGAATACTTTTGTAGTGGATGATGTTAGTAAAGAAGATAATTACTTGTCCTGCAGTCCAAAAACACAATCTGAAATTGTTGTTCCTATTTTTGATAAAAAAGGAAAGATTGTAGGAGAAATAGATATAGACAGTCATGAGAAAGCTCCTTTTGATAACGATGATCGTAATTTTTTAGAAGCTATTGCAAAGTTACTAAGTGAAAGATTTTGGTAA